Sequence from the Ochrobactrum vermis genome:
TCTCATGATCCTCGCTCTCGCCCTCACTTTTGCCCAGTTTCGACTGGTCGAGCGGCGCGTCAACTATGCGGTTTGAGCTATGAATGAGCGCACTCCAATCCTCGATGCGGTTTGCCATGCGATTCTGATACTCGGGATCGTCCTGGTCTGTCTCCCGCTGTACTTTGTTCTGGTCACGAGTTCTTTGAGCCAGCAGGATGTGCTCAAAGTTCCGTTGAGCTGGCTCCCCGGCGATCAGTTCTTCGTCAATTCGCGCGAAGTTTTGAACACGATCAATTTTGGCCAGCTTCTGGTGAACACATTTATCGTGGCACTCGGGATTACGGTCGGTAAACTGGTTCTGTCCCTGCTTGCAGCATTTGCCGTCACCTACTTTCGGTTTCCTTTCCGGATGACCGCCTTCTGGCTGATATTCATATCGATGATGCTGCCAATAGAGGTCCGCATCGTACCGACCTATGAATCTGCCGCCAACATGGCGCTGCCGTTGAACATTCTTTTCGGCTGGCTCGGCGTAGCGGTCGAGTTGAACTGGAATATGGTCAACACCTATCCGGGCCTCATCCTGCCGATCATCGCATCGGCAACCGCCACATTCCTGTTTCGGCAATTCTTCCTGACAATTCCGGATGATCTGTGTGAGGCGGCCCGCATCGACGGCGCCAAGCCGATGCAGTTCTTCTTTCGAATTCTACTGCCATTGTCGCGGTCAAATATCGTCGCGTTGTCGATCATCCTGTTCCTCATGGGCTGGAACCAGTATCTCTGGCCTTTGCTCATGACGACGGATCCCAGCATGGCGACCGCGGTGGTCGGCCTGAAACAGGTTATGCCGCAGTCCGATGGACTGCCGACATGGCATCTTCTTATGAACGCTTCCCTTTGGACCATGCTTCCACCTGTACTTGTAATCCTTGTTATGCAGCGGTGGTTCGTCAAAGGCCTTGTGGACAGCGGAAAATAATAAAACCGGAGAAATTCAAATGGTTAAGATCATCGGCCATCGTGGCGGTCGAAATTTGTGGGCTGAAAACAGCCTTGCCGGCTTCCGTAACCTGCTGGCCCTCGATGTGGATGCCGTGGAACTGGATGTCCACCTGAGTTCCGACGGGGTCCCGGTTGTGATCCACGATCCCTTGCTCGACCGGACGACGAACGGGCGAGGGCCTGTTCAGGCTCAAAGTGCAGAAGCGCTTGGCCGGATTGTTCTGAACGATAGCCGTGGCGAGACAATTCCAACGCTTGCGGCGGTGCTCGATGTTTTCGCGCCGACCCGACTGGAGCTGGAGCTGGAGATCAAAATCGATGAGCGGGGCGTGCCTTATCCCGATCTGCCAGAGAAAATCATCGCACTGGCTAAAGAACGCGGCATGATCGATCGCGTCTTTCTCACCTGTTTCGTTCCGGAAGTTCTGGAGGATATTCATCGTCGGTTTCCCCAGCAGCAATTGCTCATGTCGATAGACCGCCGTTCTGCCGAATTCTTCGGCGGCTTCGACAAGGTGCTCAGGCGGGGCCTAGACACGGCCACGATATTGGCATTTGAGAAAAGTCTGCTGGAAAACGTGCTGGAGCAGTGCGTTGCGGAAGTGGGAACGGCGAGGCTGGGGTGCTGGGTTCCCAATACCGAATCCGAACTGGAATACTGGATGTCCAAGCCGATAGGTCAATTGACCACCGATCGCCCGGATCTGGCCGTTCTGGTGGCGGGGCGGCAAAATCGGATAGCACCAGGGCAGAAAGGTTGAGCAAATGGCTTCGGTCGAGCTTCATTCAATCCGCAAATGCTATGGCAATGTGGAGGTCATCCCGAACGTTGATCTGAAGATTGCAGATGAGGAGTTTGTGGCGCTTGTCGGGCCGTCTGGCTGCGGCAAGTCCACCTTGCTCAGAATGATCGCGGGACTAGAGCAGATTACCGCCGGTGACTTGCTGATCGGCGACAGGAATGTCAATCGCGCCAACCCGAGTGATCGGGATGTCGCGATGGTTTTTCAGAACTACGCCCTCTACCCACATATGACGGTTTTCGACAATATTGCGTTTAATCTTCAACTCGCAGGTCGTCCTAAAGCCGAAATAAAGGAACGTGTGGCCGACGCAGCCCGAATGCTCGACCTTACAGATCTGCTGGAGCGCAAACCGCACCAGCTTTCGGGTGGGCAGCGCCAGCGTGTTGCGATGGGACGTGCTGTCGTTCGCAAACCGTCGGTTTTTCTGTTCGATGAACCTCTATCCAATTTGGATGCAAAACTGCGCGTCCTGATGCGAGCCGAGATCAAGGAATTGCATCAGAAAGTACGCACGACATCGATCTATGTGACACACGACCAGATAGAGGCGATGACGTTGGCCGACCGGGTTGTCGTTCTGAACAAGGGAAGGATCGAACAGCAAGGAACGCCGATGGAGCTTTACACGCGCCCGGCAAATGTTTTTGTTGCCGGATTTATCGGCTCACCTTCAATGAACTTTCTCCAAGCTTCGATTGAGCGAGATGCTTCTGGAAGCTTTGCCCGTATCGGTGAAGCCGTACTTCCATTGCCTGAAGGTGCACTGCAGGCCGGCCAGAAAGTAATACTGGGGATGCGACCTGAACATCTGCAGATTGGATCGGATGGTGGTTTGCCAGCCAAAGTTCGGCTCGTTGAGCCGACGGGTGCTCAGACACATATCGTCCTTGAAGTGGGCGACGAAAAGCTGATGGCGACCGTTGAAGGAGAGACGCATTACGCCGCAGGCGACAAAGTGGGGCTGAATATTTCCGCCCACCGCATGCATTTGTTCGATCACTCCAGCAAGGTGCGGTTAAACTAAGGCGTTCTCATCGGGACGGCAAAGGGACGGCAAAGAGTCGGTCCCGATGAACAGCAACGCCTTGTGAAAGATATCCTCTGGCTCGCTGACATGTGATAGTTCCATAATACATATTATCTGATCCAAATGTGTAGGGGCTATTTAGTAATGCGACAGTTGGGCCAGTTAGAGATGCGACGTGTCGCCTCTTGAGGTGCTGGTCAATGTCAACGTTGGAGGCAAGGATGACGATCTTCAGTCTGGTTGAGACCATGAGCGGTTGGAGTCGTCATGCCCTGTTTGATCACCATGTCGCAGAAAGAATTGCATCGCCTCGAAGTCGTCCAGAAGATCCGTGATCTACGCCTGAGCGTTGTCCAGGCGGCTGAGCTGCTTGGCCTCAGTCGAAGTCAGGTTCACAGGCTGCTGCAAGCCTATGACCGGGATGGTCCAGCTGGCCTCGTTTCCAAGAAGCGATCGCGTCCGAGCAACCGGCGTCACAGCGAGGATTTCCGTAATATGGCGCTGGACCTGATCCGCGAACGCTATCTGGATTTCGGTCCGACGCTGGCGCGCGAGAAGCTGATCGAACTGCACCGGATCTCTGTTGCCAAGGAGACGCTGCGGCAATGGATGACCGAGGCCGGCATCTGGATCTCGCGCCGGGAACGCAAGAAACGGGTTTTCCAGCCACGCGGCCGGCGCGACTGCTTTGTCGAACTGGTGCAGATCGACGGCTCGCATCACTGGTGGTTCGAGAACCGCGGCCCCAAATGCGCCCTGCTCGTCTACATCGATGACGCCACCGGCAAGCTCTTGCATCTTCGCTTTGCCGGATCGGAAAATACGTTCGACTATCTGCATGCGACGAAGGCTTATCTGCAGCAATGGGGCAAGCCGCTGGCTTTCTACAGCGACAAGCATGGCGTTTTCCGCTCGCTCCATGCGTCGAAGAAAGACCGGGCGAGCGGTCTGACGCAGTTCGGCCGGGCGCTTTACGAGCTCAACATCGACATCATCTGTGCCAATACCCCACAGGCCAAAGGCCGTGTGGAACGTGCCAACCAGACGCTGCAGGATCGGCTGGTCAAGGAGATGCGGCTGCGCGGCATCGACACGATCGAGGCCGCCAATGCCTATGCCACTGAGTTCATTATGGATTTCAACACTCGCTTCGGCAAGCAACCACGCAATCCGAAGGACATGCACCGGCCACTGGCCGAGCATGAGAACCTTGATGGCGCCATGTGCCGCAAGGAAGTCCGCACCCTTTCGCAGTCATTGACGCTGCGCTACGACAAGGTGCTGTTCATTCTCGACCCGACCGAGATTTCCAGGCCATTGGCGGGCCAGAAGGTGATCGTCTGCGATTATCCGGACGGCCGGCTCGAGATCATGCACAAGAGCTTTTCCCTGCCCTACAGAACCTTCGACACGTTGCGCTCGGTGCATCGTGCGGAGGTTGTCGATAACAAGCGGCTGGACGACATGCTGTCAATTGTCGCCGAGATGCAAGCTGGACGCGAAGAGAAACGGAGCGGCCCGCGCCGAACAGGTCAGACAAACCATATGTTTGGCATACGCGATGGCAGCGTCGGTAATGGTTATCAGAAACGTGGGCGCAAGCCGGGACGCAGGACCGATTTCATGAACGATCCGGAGGTCATTGCCAGACGTGAGAAGGCGCTGGCGCGAATAGAAGCTGGGAAATGAGGTTGACCAACGCGGGCATTATATGCTGGAGAGCCCGAACATTTTTCGTATACTCACTCCATGAAAGAAGAGCTAATCTTTGAGTTATGGCTTGATCCCGAACCTGATGGCCAAATGCTCCCTGGGCTTTGCCAAGCTGGCCCTATGGGGGACGGATTTCGATCACTTCTCAACGAAGGGGCAATTCGCGTCGGGACTTTGAGTGGGCACAGCCATTTTGATGTGATGACCAGATATTGGAAATATCAAGGGTGGGGCGAATACAAGACGGAGCATTCTGAGGATTACCAGCCGTTCCCGGAACAATGGCTCCATATCCAACGCTCTCATTTGAGCACCGCTGAGGCGGTGATCTCGGAGGAAAGCTAAAGCCCGAAGAGGCGTTCCCTTATCCGCCCCCGATCTGCCCTTGCAACCCTGACCAGCCGGTCAGATCGGGGGCTTGGCGCTGCGTCCTTCATCAAGAAGTGTCGCATTTCTATCTGGCCACCGGTGTCGCATCTCTACCCAGCATTGACAAAATGTGTAGCCGGGTGGGTTCAGGATTGATGTGTGATCTCCACTTGCCTGTCTTCAGCGCTGTTCCTGTTCATGTCGTGCTATAAGACCGACTGAATCAGCCTTCGGCACGATCAATATGGTGGGCTATGAAATCAGCAATCGAGCAGCTCCTTCCCGGTTTCCAAATGCAGGAGGTGCAAACGAAGGATGTCTGTTTCGCCGTCATGACCGGCGGAAAAGGCCTGCCTGTCCTGTTGTTGCACGGTTATCCTGAAACCATGGCAGCATGGCATCGCATTGCGCCGGAGCTGGCGCCGTTCTGTTCCGTTGTCGTGCCCGACTTGCCGGGCTATGGCCGCAGCCGTGTCACTTCCAATCCCGCCGGTGCAGGATCGAAACGGCGCATGGCTGCAAGTCTGGTGGAACTGATGCAGACGCTCGGCCACGACAGGTTTGTTGTGATCGGGCATGATCGCGGCGGTCGGGTTGCCTATCGCATGGCGCTCGATCATCCGGACAAGGTGCTTGGGCTGGTATCCGTTACTGTCGTTCCGACACCGGAAATGTGGGAAGGTGCCAGCAAGGCTTTTGGCATGGGTGCCTGGCACTGGTTCATGCTTGCCCAGCCCGAACCGTTGCCGGAAATGCTGTTATCCGGCAATCCCCGTTTCATGATAGATACGACCTTGCAGAAAATGGCGCATGGTCTCGACAAGCTGGATCCGCTCGCGCTTGCGGACTATCGGGAAGCCTTCGAAAGTGCGGAAGTCCGGCACTGGATATGCGAGGATTATCGCGCTGGCGCTGGCGTGGATGAAGCCGACGATCTTGCCGATCGTGCAGCTCGACGGCACATCCATGCGCCGGTTCTGGTCTTCTGGGAAGAAGGCCGACGCTATGGCGGCGGGCGCGAACCGCTCGATATATGGGCAGACTGGGCCACCAATGTTGAGGGTGAAGGACTGGCTGGCGGTCATCTGTTGCCGGAGACGGCTGCAGGCCCCCTACTGGTTCGGCTCGTCCCGTTTCTCCATGAAATTGTTGCCGGTGCATCAGCTGTGGAACAGCAATATAGTCGTTAGAGTGCGTTTCGATCTGATTTAATCAGATCGGAGAGCTAAATATTTGTTTATAAATAATAATCTTGATCGTCCTCGTTTCACCCCGGTCAAATTATGCTCTAATCTTATTGAAAATCCCGCCACGTGGCTTTATGCGAAAGCAATTGTCCATAATTTTTCGTGGCCGAGACGTAACGAAATTTTGTTTGCCGGGTGTAGCAGGAAAGTTCTGGTGCCAGGCTGACACCGCATCGGAGGAGAACCTGAATGGATTTCACCCTGACACGCCGTCAGACATTGATGGGACTTGGTGCGTTGGGCATCAGCACAGCTTTCGGCTCCCCTGCCCGCGCTGCGACACGCAATCTGGCTGTTCTTCATCTGGCAAGCCATGCTCCGAGCTATATCGCTTATGAGCGTGGATACTTCAAAGATGCCGGCCTCGATATCGAGCTGAAATTCTTCGAGGCTGCCCAGCCCATGGCTGTTGCAATAGCATCGGGCGATGCCGATTTCGGTGTGACTGCGATGAGTGGCGGTCTGATCAGTCTGGCTGACAAGGGTGCGATCAAGGTGATCGGTGGCGCGCTTGCGGAAGAAAAAGGCATCACCGGTAATATTATCCTGGCCTCCAACAAGGCCTATGAAAATGGACTGACCGAACCGTCCAAGCTGGCGGGACACAGTTTTGGTATCACCACGGCCGGGTCGTCGTTTCATTTCATGGCGCACAAGATCGCCAAGGCCAACAATATTCCGCTTTCCGAGATCCAGTTGCGTCCGCTACAGAAGCTCGGCGCTCTTGTGGGCGCTTTGTCGACAGGACAGATCGACTCCTGGGCGATCCAGCCTAATATTGCCAAGAAACTTATACGCGAAGGTGCTGCCAAGCAGATCGGTCTCGTTTCCGATTACGCGCCGGATTACCAGGTCACGACGGCATTCACCTCCACCAAGAATGCGAGCGACGAGCGCGCCATGACGGAAGCTTTCGTGAAAGCCTATTCCAAGGCAATCGACGATTATAACGCGGCCTTCGTCGACAATACTGCAGACGATGCGGCGCGCGATGACATTGCAAAGATCGTGCACAAATATGTCGAAAGCGACAGTCCGTTTGAAACTGCAAAACAAAACTTGATCGATGGCGCGATGCGCATCAACAAAGGGCTGGCCCTGTCGCTCAACAGTTGCGTGGAGCAACTGGAGTGGTTCCGGTCCGAAGGCATGGTCAAGGAAGATGTCACGCAGGAAAAGCTGTTCGACACCTCCTACGTCAAGACGATTTGAGATCGGCTGAGATTGGCTGAGACTGGCTGAGCCGAATATTCAGTGCCCGGCGCGTTTTGTCGGACACCAAGCCCGAAGACAGGCATCTCAAACCGGGATGTTTTGTCGGAGGATGGACTTTCCGACTGGAGTTGAAATGGATCTGCAGCTTAAGAACATCAGCCATTCTTATGGTCCGGTCGAAGTTCTCAAGGATATAACGCTCACCATTCCGCAAGGGCAGATTGTCTGCCTGATCGGCCCTTCGGGTTGCGGAAAATCGACCCTGTTGCGGTTTTTGGGCGGTCTTGAACGGCCATCTTCCGGCGAGGTGCTGCAGATCGGTTCGCCGCCAAAGGATTCGCTCAATCCCCTCACCTATGTTTTCCAGCACTTTGCGTTGCTGCCGTGGCGCAGTGTGGAAGGAAACATCAAGCTGGTGCTGGAGGATCATGGTCTTGGCCGGGCTGAGATGGACCGGATCGTCACCAATGTTCTGGAGCGGACCCGGCTTTCGGATTTCCGGCAAGCTTTGCCGAAGCAGCTCTCGGGGGGAATGCGCCAGCGCGTGGCGATTGCGCGCGCCTTGTCGGTGCGCCCTGCTGTCATGCTGATGGATGAACCCTTGTCGGCATTGGACAGCCAGACACGGGAATTGCTGATGGACGATCTGATTGCGCTGTGGACGCGCCAGCCATTCACCTCGGTCTACGTTACGCACAACCTCAACGAGGCTGTACGGCTCGGCCATCGGGTCGTGGTGCTGTCGCGAAGGCCGGGGCGGATCAGGGAGATTGTCGATATCGATATTCCTCTTTCCGAGCGTCATCTTGGCGACCCTGTTCTGGAAGAAAAGCAGAAACAGCTCTGGGAGCTGATGCGGGCGGAAGCGCAGGCAGCAGATCAGGAGTTGATCAATGGTTGAGATCGCAGAGATGAAGCAGTCCAGCCAGGATGTTCGCCCGGTCCCGTTCCGGGGTGGCGGCTTTGCGCCCCAGCCGGTGCGTCATGTAGCCTGGATCCTGTTTGTTGCACTGCTTGCATTGGCAGAAATTGGAACCCGCAGCGGCTTCATATCCAATCTGACACTGCCGCGCCCGTCTGCCGTGTTCGAAACCTTCGTCCAGCTCTGGCAGACTGGCCTGTTGTGGCAGCATCTGCTGCCATCGCTGCGGCGGCTTGTCGTCGGCGCGAGCCTTGGTATCGCGTTCGGCGTCAGTCTCGGTGTGATGATCGGCTTGTTCAGCTATGTGCGAGCCGGTCTGGTGCCGCTCGTCGCCGCCCTCTTCCCGATCCCCAAGATCGCGCTTCTGCCGCTCTTCGTGATCTGGTTCGGCATCGACGAGATGTCGAAGTATATGCTCATTGCTTTCGGGACTTTTACGCCTACTGTCGTCGCCACTTATGGCGCAGTCGATAATGTTGACCGTTCGCTCGTGCGCATGGGACAGAGTTTCGGTCTGGGATGGTGGTCGATCGTGCGCAAGATCATCCTGCCCGGAGCCTTTCCGGCGATCCTGTCGGGATTACGGGTGTCAATCTCCATAGCCATCATTCTTCTGGTCGCAGCGGAAATGCTGGGTGCCCAATTCGGCATAGGCTCTTATATTCTTGAGGCCGGATCGCTCTACGACCTTGAAAAGCTGTTCGCCGGGGTCACGATCCTGTCGGTGATGGGACTGATCGTCAATTTCGTCATCGGGCAGATCGAGAAGCGCTTCCTGACCTGGCGGGGCTGATCGCAATAATATTTCGTATAGACTTATTTTTGTCGATAGAATGAAATGCGTTGGCTGCTTTTCGTTGCATGTTCTTGCCAGGACGTTATACGAAGGGACTCTATCGCAAATTTTTGCGCCTCACTTATGACGGACAAGATTGTGCTCTTGTCTGTTCCCTCGTTCATGAGGCGCTACCCCAAGAGGAGCGAATATATGAGCCGTTATGGCAAAGCACGTCGTCAGTTCACCGGATGTGACGAGCGATGAGCGCCGAACCAAGCCGTATTCAACCGGAAAACACACGCAAGACAGCAATCGCGCTCAAGGATGTGCAGATTTCGTTCAAGCTGGCCGATGGCGGTCGTTTCGACGCCGTTGCCGAAAGCAATCTTGAAGTTGCAGAAAACGAATTCGTTGCAATCGTCGGCCCGACAGGTTGTGGCAAATCCACATTGCTCAATGCTGTTGCCGGGCTTCTCGTGCCGGCCGGTGGCACCGTCGAAATAAACGGCCAGCAGCTACAAGGTCTCAATCGCAAGGCAGGCTACCTCTTTCAGCAGGATGCGCTCATGCCCTGGAAGACCGTGCTGGACAATGTCTCCATCGGGCTGGAAATTGCAGGCACGCCAAAAGCGCGGGCACGCGAACAGGCTCGCGAATGGCTTGGCCGCGTCGGCCTTGCAAGTTTTGGCGATCGTTATCCGCATATGCTTTCTGGTGGACAGCGCAAGCGTGTCGGCCTTGCGCAGGTGTTGATCCGCAATCCGAAATATTTGCTGATGGACGAACCCTTCGGCCCGCTCGATGCGCAGACACGCGTGATCATGGGTGACCTCCTGCTCGATCTGTGGTCGCAGGACAAGAAGGCGGTCATGTTCGTGACCCACGATCTGGAAGAGGCCATCGCGCTGGCGGATCGCGTCGTCATCATGACAGCCGGGCCGCGTGCCCGCATCATGGCGGAATACAAGATCTCCCTCTCCCGCCCGCGCGAGATTTCCGAAATTCGTCTCGACGATCAGTTTCATGAAATTCATCGCGAAATATGGAGTGCGCTCAAGGAAGAGGTTCTCAAGGGCTATCAGCAGACGAGTGGGGAAAAGAAATGAAAAAGCCTATGCTGTTTCTGGCGCAGCTCAGCGTGGCTGTGGTCGTTATTCTGGTCTGGCATCTCTTCACCGCTACCCATCTGCTGGGCAATCCGGCCAAAGCAAAGTTCTTCTTTGCGACACCGGGCGATGTGGCGCAGCGCATCTATAAATGGTTCATGGATGGAACGATCTGGTATCACCTCGGCATCACCCTGCTCGAGGCCATGCTGGCCTTTGCCATCGGCGCAATCGGCGGCGTGCTGATCGGCTTCTGGTTTGCACGCAAACCCCTGCTTGCAGCGATCTTCGACCCCTATGTGAAGGCGGCCAATTCTCTGCCGCGCGTCGTGCTGGCGCCTATCTTTGCGCTGTGGCTCGGCCTCGGCATCTGGTCGAAGGTGGCGCTCGGCGTTTCGCTGGTCTTCTTCATCGTCTTCTTCAACGTCTATCAGGGCGTGAAGGAAGTGAACCAGACGGTACTCGCCAATGCACGTATGCTCGGCATGAACGAACGCCAGCTCCTGCGCAATGTCTATCTGCCATCTGCGCTGTCATGGATGTTTTCAAGCCTGCACACGGCGGTCGGCTTTGCCGTCGTCGGCGCGGTGGTCGGCGAATATCTCGGCTCGTCGGCGGGACTCGGCTACCTGATCCATCAGGCGGAAGGCGTGTTCGATGTGACCGGTGTCTTCGCCGGGATGCTGGTGCTGACGGCATTCGTGCTGGTTATCGACTGGGGCGTATCCATTGTCGAAGAGCGCCTGCTTGTCTGGCGTCCGAAAGCGACAGGGCACAATGGTGTGTAGCACCGTAACGGAATTCAAGGAGGAAACCATGAGGACAACGCGTAGAGATATTTTGCTGGGCGCCGCCGCTTTCGGGCTTGCGGGCATCGCCTCGCGCCTGCCTGCCTATGCGCAGGATGCATCCGCGACACCGGAGAAGCCGGAGCTGATGTTCGGCGTCGGGGGCAAGCCGCTCTTCTATTATCTTCCCCTCACCATTGCCGAGCGCAAGGGCTTCTTCGAGGAAGAAGGCATCAAGGCCACCATCAATGATTTCGGTGGCGGGGCAAAGTCCCTGCAGGCGCTGATCGGCGGTTCTGTTGATGTGGTGACCGGCGCTTACGAACACACCATTCGCATGCAGAACAAGGGGCAGGACATCAAGGCCGTCTGCGAACTTGGCCGCTTTCCGGGCATCTGCATCGGTGTGCGCAAGGACCTTGCCGGTGAGATCAAGACGATTGCCGATCTCAAGGGTCAGAATGTCGGCGTTACGGCGCCCGGCTCTTCGACATCGCTGTTGTTGCAATATGCGCTCATCAAGAACGGCCTCCCCGAAGATGCCGCTTCGATCATCGGCGTCGGTGGTGGCGCAAGTGCAGTCGCAGCCATCAAGAAGGGCGAAATCGCCGCTCTCGTCCATCTCGATCCGGTCATCACGCGACTGGAAGTGGATGGCGACATTACGTTGCTTCTGGATACGCGCACGGAAGAAGGCACCCGCCAGCTCTTTGGCGGTACCAACCCGGCTGCAACCGTTTACCTGCAGCAAAGCTTCATCGATGCAAATCCGGTTACGACGCAGCGTGTCGTGAATGCATTTGTCAAATCGCTGAACTGGATTCACAAGGCGTCCGCCGATGACGTCGCTGACGCTGTGCCGGAGGAATATCTGCTGGGCGACCGTGCACTTTACAAGACCGGTTTCGAGAAGTCCCGCGCCATGTATTCCGAAAAAGGCCTGATTGCGGAAGACGGCTTCAAAAGCCTGTTCGAAATGCTCAAGGCGCTCGACCCGGAACTGGCAAGTGCGGATATCTCGTTTGCACAGACCTTCGATCCGCGCTTCGTGGAAGCTGCAAAAGTATAAATCCGCTTTGGGCAGGGTTGCTCCCTGCCCTTTGCAACTTCGTTGCCGATAGTTCAAAAGCGGCTTTTGGCAAAGCGCTCCTGCAGCCATTTGGCAGCCGGTCCCTGCCGTCGCCGCTTGTTCCAGATCAGTTCGAGCGCGACCGGATGCGCACCTTCGTCGAATTGCAGTTTCGGAATGACGAGTTCCGGCGCCAGCGGCGAGTCCTTCAAGATATGTTCGGGAATGAACGCCCAGCCGATCCCTCGCGTGAGGATCTGCAGGATGACCCAGTGGCTTTCGACCCACCAGACCTCGGCACCGACCCGCAGACGGCGGCTTTCAGCCGTATCGCTGTGTTTCCGGGCCATGATCTGGCGATAGGATCTCAAATCTTCCCAGCTCACTGCCGCATGGGCCAAAGGGTGCTCATGCCCGCAGACCAGCACCAGAGGCACCCAGCCGATCGTATGGAAGCCGAGCTCATCCGGCATCTGCTCGGCACGCCACATGACGCCGAGATCCGCCTTTCCATCAAGGACAAGCCCGCTTATAGCGGTTGACGGCGGAAATTTCAGCTCAAGCTCGACATGTGGAAATTCTTGCGCAAAGGCTGCAAACAATGTAGCAATGGCTGGCTCAGGGTAAAGCTCGTCTATTGCAACGACGAGACGGCTCT
This genomic interval carries:
- a CDS encoding ABC transporter permease subunit; translated protein: MNERTPILDAVCHAILILGIVLVCLPLYFVLVTSSLSQQDVLKVPLSWLPGDQFFVNSREVLNTINFGQLLVNTFIVALGITVGKLVLSLLAAFAVTYFRFPFRMTAFWLIFISMMLPIEVRIVPTYESAANMALPLNILFGWLGVAVELNWNMVNTYPGLILPIIASATATFLFRQFFLTIPDDLCEAARIDGAKPMQFFFRILLPLSRSNIVALSIILFLMGWNQYLWPLLMTTDPSMATAVVGLKQVMPQSDGLPTWHLLMNASLWTMLPPVLVILVMQRWFVKGLVDSGK
- a CDS encoding glycerophosphodiester phosphodiesterase family protein, translated to MVKIIGHRGGRNLWAENSLAGFRNLLALDVDAVELDVHLSSDGVPVVIHDPLLDRTTNGRGPVQAQSAEALGRIVLNDSRGETIPTLAAVLDVFAPTRLELELEIKIDERGVPYPDLPEKIIALAKERGMIDRVFLTCFVPEVLEDIHRRFPQQQLLMSIDRRSAEFFGGFDKVLRRGLDTATILAFEKSLLENVLEQCVAEVGTARLGCWVPNTESELEYWMSKPIGQLTTDRPDLAVLVAGRQNRIAPGQKG
- a CDS encoding ABC transporter ATP-binding protein, with protein sequence MASVELHSIRKCYGNVEVIPNVDLKIADEEFVALVGPSGCGKSTLLRMIAGLEQITAGDLLIGDRNVNRANPSDRDVAMVFQNYALYPHMTVFDNIAFNLQLAGRPKAEIKERVADAARMLDLTDLLERKPHQLSGGQRQRVAMGRAVVRKPSVFLFDEPLSNLDAKLRVLMRAEIKELHQKVRTTSIYVTHDQIEAMTLADRVVVLNKGRIEQQGTPMELYTRPANVFVAGFIGSPSMNFLQASIERDASGSFARIGEAVLPLPEGALQAGQKVILGMRPEHLQIGSDGGLPAKVRLVEPTGAQTHIVLEVGDEKLMATVEGETHYAAGDKVGLNISAHRMHLFDHSSKVRLN
- a CDS encoding ISNCY family transposase; its protein translation is MPCLITMSQKELHRLEVVQKIRDLRLSVVQAAELLGLSRSQVHRLLQAYDRDGPAGLVSKKRSRPSNRRHSEDFRNMALDLIRERYLDFGPTLAREKLIELHRISVAKETLRQWMTEAGIWISRRERKKRVFQPRGRRDCFVELVQIDGSHHWWFENRGPKCALLVYIDDATGKLLHLRFAGSENTFDYLHATKAYLQQWGKPLAFYSDKHGVFRSLHASKKDRASGLTQFGRALYELNIDIICANTPQAKGRVERANQTLQDRLVKEMRLRGIDTIEAANAYATEFIMDFNTRFGKQPRNPKDMHRPLAEHENLDGAMCRKEVRTLSQSLTLRYDKVLFILDPTEISRPLAGQKVIVCDYPDGRLEIMHKSFSLPYRTFDTLRSVHRAEVVDNKRLDDMLSIVAEMQAGREEKRSGPRRTGQTNHMFGIRDGSVGNGYQKRGRKPGRRTDFMNDPEVIARREKALARIEAGK
- a CDS encoding alpha/beta fold hydrolase — encoded protein: MKSAIEQLLPGFQMQEVQTKDVCFAVMTGGKGLPVLLLHGYPETMAAWHRIAPELAPFCSVVVPDLPGYGRSRVTSNPAGAGSKRRMAASLVELMQTLGHDRFVVIGHDRGGRVAYRMALDHPDKVLGLVSVTVVPTPEMWEGASKAFGMGAWHWFMLAQPEPLPEMLLSGNPRFMIDTTLQKMAHGLDKLDPLALADYREAFESAEVRHWICEDYRAGAGVDEADDLADRAARRHIHAPVLVFWEEGRRYGGGREPLDIWADWATNVEGEGLAGGHLLPETAAGPLLVRLVPFLHEIVAGASAVEQQYSR
- a CDS encoding ABC transporter substrate-binding protein; the encoded protein is MDFTLTRRQTLMGLGALGISTAFGSPARAATRNLAVLHLASHAPSYIAYERGYFKDAGLDIELKFFEAAQPMAVAIASGDADFGVTAMSGGLISLADKGAIKVIGGALAEEKGITGNIILASNKAYENGLTEPSKLAGHSFGITTAGSSFHFMAHKIAKANNIPLSEIQLRPLQKLGALVGALSTGQIDSWAIQPNIAKKLIREGAAKQIGLVSDYAPDYQVTTAFTSTKNASDERAMTEAFVKAYSKAIDDYNAAFVDNTADDAARDDIAKIVHKYVESDSPFETAKQNLIDGAMRINKGLALSLNSCVEQLEWFRSEGMVKEDVTQEKLFDTSYVKTI
- a CDS encoding ABC transporter ATP-binding protein; the protein is MDLQLKNISHSYGPVEVLKDITLTIPQGQIVCLIGPSGCGKSTLLRFLGGLERPSSGEVLQIGSPPKDSLNPLTYVFQHFALLPWRSVEGNIKLVLEDHGLGRAEMDRIVTNVLERTRLSDFRQALPKQLSGGMRQRVAIARALSVRPAVMLMDEPLSALDSQTRELLMDDLIALWTRQPFTSVYVTHNLNEAVRLGHRVVVLSRRPGRIREIVDIDIPLSERHLGDPVLEEKQKQLWELMRAEAQAADQELING
- a CDS encoding ABC transporter permease, producing the protein MVEIAEMKQSSQDVRPVPFRGGGFAPQPVRHVAWILFVALLALAEIGTRSGFISNLTLPRPSAVFETFVQLWQTGLLWQHLLPSLRRLVVGASLGIAFGVSLGVMIGLFSYVRAGLVPLVAALFPIPKIALLPLFVIWFGIDEMSKYMLIAFGTFTPTVVATYGAVDNVDRSLVRMGQSFGLGWWSIVRKIILPGAFPAILSGLRVSISIAIILLVAAEMLGAQFGIGSYILEAGSLYDLEKLFAGVTILSVMGLIVNFVIGQIEKRFLTWRG
- a CDS encoding ABC transporter ATP-binding protein, coding for MSAEPSRIQPENTRKTAIALKDVQISFKLADGGRFDAVAESNLEVAENEFVAIVGPTGCGKSTLLNAVAGLLVPAGGTVEINGQQLQGLNRKAGYLFQQDALMPWKTVLDNVSIGLEIAGTPKARAREQAREWLGRVGLASFGDRYPHMLSGGQRKRVGLAQVLIRNPKYLLMDEPFGPLDAQTRVIMGDLLLDLWSQDKKAVMFVTHDLEEAIALADRVVIMTAGPRARIMAEYKISLSRPREISEIRLDDQFHEIHREIWSALKEEVLKGYQQTSGEKK